In the genome of Solibacillus silvestris, one region contains:
- a CDS encoding nucleotide pyrophosphatase, translated as MFDSGVNNRRDYNLCHCLYRSDAFSKDNWESAASKPNLAKLIERGASTNLLKSVYPTLTYVIHSSYVTGVYPDRHGVFHNNPFQPFVPENEQNWHWFRSDIQAPTVYEAAREKGLTTAGLLWPVSGKANINFNIPEIKAIKNENQALKILKSGSKLFTLQMEMKYGKVRQGIQQPYLDDFTTVCAVDTIKKRKPNLLLMHLIDLDDTKHLLGTKGPHIEEVIERMDRRIGDLVQATKDEGIYEETTFIIVGDHSQLDVQYKVYLNRILYDEGLIYEENGKWHWRAYVQSAGGAAYLHVQPGDTEAEQLALSILQEAARNKNYGIEAILSTQQLQEFHVDSQFRYMIEAKEGYAFEDDHLQEAVIDLHALGKKYATHGYSPTKPDYTSNLIISGNNVIAGSDIGEACVVDLGPTIAHILDFDFGNTDGRALTEIFKR; from the coding sequence ATATTCGACTCGGGCGTTAATAATCGTCGGGATTACAACTTATGTCATTGCCTGTATCGCAGCGACGCCTTTTCTAAGGATAATTGGGAAAGTGCAGCGTCTAAACCGAATTTAGCCAAACTGATTGAACGAGGGGCCTCTACAAATTTACTGAAAAGTGTGTACCCAACCCTTACGTATGTCATACACAGTTCCTATGTGACTGGTGTCTATCCAGACCGGCACGGGGTTTTCCATAATAATCCGTTCCAGCCTTTCGTCCCTGAAAACGAGCAAAACTGGCACTGGTTCCGCAGTGATATCCAAGCTCCAACTGTATATGAAGCAGCTCGAGAAAAAGGACTCACGACAGCCGGGCTTTTGTGGCCAGTATCAGGAAAAGCGAATATTAACTTTAATATCCCGGAAATAAAAGCGATCAAAAACGAGAATCAGGCATTAAAAATACTAAAAAGCGGCAGTAAATTGTTTACATTGCAAATGGAAATGAAGTACGGAAAAGTTCGGCAAGGGATTCAGCAGCCTTATTTAGATGACTTCACAACAGTATGCGCAGTAGATACTATTAAGAAGAGAAAGCCGAATTTACTTTTAATGCACTTAATTGACCTCGATGATACGAAGCATTTACTTGGAACAAAAGGACCACATATCGAAGAAGTAATCGAACGGATGGACCGTCGGATTGGAGATCTAGTCCAGGCGACAAAAGATGAAGGTATTTATGAAGAAACGACTTTTATAATTGTCGGTGACCATAGTCAGCTCGATGTTCAGTACAAAGTGTATTTGAACCGAATTTTATACGACGAAGGTCTTATTTATGAGGAAAATGGAAAATGGCATTGGCGCGCATATGTCCAAAGTGCCGGTGGAGCTGCTTATTTGCATGTACAGCCAGGCGATACGGAAGCAGAACAATTAGCTCTTTCTATTTTACAGGAAGCTGCACGCAATAAAAATTACGGCATCGAAGCTATTTTGAGTACGCAGCAGTTACAAGAGTTTCATGTAGACAGTCAGTTCCGCTATATGATTGAGGCAAAAGAAGGCTATGCTTTTGAAGATGACCATTTACAGGAAGCTGTCATCGACTTACATGCACTCGGTAAAAAGTACGCGACTCACGGCTACTCACCAACTAAACCTGACTATACGAGCAATCTGATTATTTCCGGCAACAATGTAATTGCCGGCTCAGACATTGGCGAAGCTTGTGTCGTCGATCTCGGTCCGACAATTGCTCATATTTTGGATTTCGATTTTGGAAATACAGACGGCCGAGCATTGACTGAAATATTTAAGCGATAA
- a CDS encoding MFS transporter, with protein sequence MTRIFNYFHPLVWIILSGTIFVRTASFMAIPFLALYLHNELQASPLLIGVTIGIAPLFSTFGGLIGGYLTDRFGRKAVIIITVFIWSLTFIGFALAPSAVYFVVLNAMNGLCRSFFEPGTQALMIDFTEDAKKRRLFSVRYTAINIAAVMGPLLGVWVASLSSPATPFMITGIMYALYGIFLLIILNRYEMKQKRLGSNQQIRMVLRAVMQDQKLLLFIAGGILITVGYSQFDSTLPQFINMNVEDGVKLFSYVIVANSITVLAFQLPLTVLSEKISIYSSLKIGVVIFAVGLFLFGVSGSSWMFIASMIVFSVGEIFCFPMMNAVIEEIAPEDQKGTYLGASQFKNIGGFIGPIIGGWLLTAYIDYMFAIISLIMLCSIYIYNRAQRLA encoded by the coding sequence ATGACAAGGATTTTTAACTATTTTCATCCACTTGTATGGATTATATTAAGTGGGACGATTTTTGTACGGACTGCGAGCTTCATGGCAATCCCGTTTTTAGCTTTATATTTACATAATGAACTTCAAGCCTCGCCGTTATTAATCGGGGTTACGATTGGAATTGCGCCGCTGTTCTCAACCTTTGGCGGACTGATCGGCGGCTACTTGACCGATAGATTTGGACGAAAAGCGGTTATTATTATAACAGTCTTTATATGGAGTCTTACATTTATTGGTTTCGCACTGGCTCCTTCAGCTGTGTATTTTGTCGTGTTGAATGCAATGAATGGGCTATGTCGTTCATTTTTTGAACCGGGTACCCAAGCACTGATGATTGATTTTACAGAGGATGCGAAAAAAAGACGGTTATTTTCTGTACGCTACACGGCCATTAATATTGCGGCTGTAATGGGACCACTACTTGGTGTATGGGTCGCAAGCTTATCAAGTCCAGCGACACCGTTTATGATTACCGGCATTATGTATGCGTTGTATGGCATATTTTTACTCATAATATTAAACCGCTATGAAATGAAACAAAAAAGACTTGGTTCAAACCAACAAATCCGAATGGTATTACGTGCAGTTATGCAAGATCAAAAGCTGTTGCTGTTTATCGCAGGAGGGATTTTGATTACAGTTGGTTATTCCCAGTTCGACTCGACACTGCCGCAATTCATTAATATGAATGTGGAAGATGGGGTGAAGCTCTTTTCCTATGTGATTGTCGCAAACTCCATTACAGTGCTGGCATTTCAGCTGCCATTAACAGTATTAAGCGAAAAAATTTCAATTTATAGTTCACTGAAAATTGGCGTTGTCATTTTTGCGGTCGGATTATTTCTGTTTGGCGTTTCCGGCAGTTCTTGGATGTTCATTGCGAGTATGATAGTATTTTCGGTCGGTGAGATTTTCTGTTTCCCGATGATGAATGCCGTTATTGAGGAAATTGCGCCTGAGGATCAAAAGGGGACATATCTTGGTGCGTCTCAGTTTAAAAATATAGGAGGATTTATCGGGCCGATTATTGGTGGCTGGCTATTAACAGCTTATATAGATTATATGTTTGCAATTATTTCATTAATCATGCTTTGCAGTATTTATATATATAACCGCGCGCAAAGGCTGGCTTAA
- a CDS encoding metal-dependent hydrolase: MKGRTHLTIGLGIGAVASVSQASEMIPVVLAVSAVASLAPDLDGNNLLNKHVTKTAKQIKKGGQLVGGVIMVLSLAAYLNFLPFLDGEWFTQQNKLLFLALGAIIIALSMRSQETLKNILMTILSLFLLYYAITDEMWWLVLFAVYIGAAGWFPHRGFTHTIWAVVFWAYMSHLLELSTGAENLAIISTMAYLSHILGDMMTKKGVKFIAPITNKVFKIRI; encoded by the coding sequence ATGAAAGGTCGAACACATTTAACGATTGGGTTAGGAATCGGGGCAGTAGCATCTGTCAGCCAAGCATCTGAAATGATTCCGGTCGTCTTAGCTGTATCTGCTGTAGCTTCACTGGCTCCGGATTTAGACGGAAATAATCTGTTGAATAAACATGTAACGAAAACGGCGAAACAAATAAAAAAAGGCGGGCAATTGGTCGGCGGTGTGATAATGGTTCTGTCCTTGGCAGCTTATTTAAATTTTCTGCCTTTTTTGGATGGTGAATGGTTTACACAACAAAATAAACTGCTGTTTTTAGCATTGGGCGCCATCATCATTGCCTTATCCATGAGAAGTCAGGAAACGCTTAAAAATATTTTAATGACTATTTTGAGTTTATTCCTTCTGTATTATGCGATTACCGATGAGATGTGGTGGCTCGTACTGTTTGCTGTATACATTGGGGCAGCTGGATGGTTTCCGCATCGAGGATTTACCCATACGATTTGGGCGGTGGTCTTTTGGGCATATATGTCCCATCTGCTGGAATTGAGTACAGGCGCGGAAAATTTAGCGATTATCTCAACGATGGCTTATTTATCTCATATTTTAGGTGATATGATGACGAAAAAAGGGGTTAAATTCATCGCTCCTATTACGAATAAAGTATTTAAAATACGAATATAG
- a CDS encoding c-di-GMP phosphodiesterase, protein MIEMHRRNSLLLLLISIFYFTQIIFNIVIEGIESIFPPAIFFGIFGLIMILLILKKVNAKFTMYVMVGSMYIYFYYLLNDSPYLVNYLFMWLALPLSAIYQQIKAVLMSGIASIILTFYSFFYLHDEIFPNVIKEDFIYLVLFGIFITIFHITFILKVRAANDKLQDLAYHDPLTGAANRLLLKEKFDVMKYENVDSIALLFLDMNGFKNVNDTYGHEVGDQLLQIIVLRIDAVLRDTDLLCRLGGDEFIVLTSNIDQSIVEKIADRIQSALEKPMILNQHIINVSASIGWHYTTEVLNANLDEMIKEADRAMYKEKELKDLPGSTIN, encoded by the coding sequence ATGATTGAAATGCATCGTAGAAATTCTTTATTACTTCTTTTAATAAGTATTTTTTACTTTACACAAATAATATTTAATATTGTCATTGAAGGAATAGAGAGCATATTTCCTCCAGCAATCTTTTTTGGGATATTTGGGCTCATCATGATATTGTTGATTCTAAAGAAAGTAAATGCCAAATTTACAATGTATGTAATGGTCGGTAGCATGTATATTTATTTTTATTATCTGCTTAACGATTCTCCGTATTTAGTAAATTATCTCTTCATGTGGCTCGCTCTGCCGCTAAGTGCCATTTATCAACAGATAAAAGCCGTTTTAATGTCAGGGATCGCTTCGATTATTCTTACATTCTATTCGTTCTTTTACCTTCACGATGAAATTTTTCCGAACGTCATCAAAGAAGACTTTATTTATTTAGTACTGTTTGGAATTTTTATTACGATTTTTCATATTACATTCATTCTTAAAGTAAGAGCGGCCAATGACAAATTACAGGACTTAGCCTATCATGATCCATTAACCGGAGCAGCAAACCGTTTATTGCTTAAGGAAAAGTTTGATGTGATGAAGTATGAGAATGTCGACTCAATTGCATTATTGTTCCTTGATATGAATGGCTTTAAAAACGTAAATGATACATATGGCCATGAAGTTGGGGATCAGTTATTGCAAATTATTGTTTTAAGGATAGATGCTGTATTGAGAGATACGGATTTACTTTGCCGATTAGGTGGAGATGAATTTATCGTTCTAACGTCTAATATCGATCAGTCTATAGTAGAAAAGATTGCAGATAGAATCCAATCTGCACTAGAGAAACCAATGATTTTAAATCAACATATAATTAATGTTTCGGCAAGTATTGGATGGCACTACACAACGGAAGTTTTAAATGCTAATTTAGATGAGATGATTAAAGAGGCGGATCGAGCAATGTATAAAGAGAAAGAATTAAAAGATTTACCAGGCAGTACGATCAACTAA
- a CDS encoding transcriptional regulator, translating into MNNYGETIKKIRVGKGFSQKYVSNNICTQGNFSKFELGENKDIKHSTLSEFLVRIETSYEEFRYIDNGYTMPLRDEIINNFYNQTYNNSEKLLQLQQSCISFLKEFPEDKLINKINIIIKSLAILANTNDIHYAKLLAEPIWEELSRRDNLYLSDIFLLNSILYIFPIETAVEMKTFAFRHIEKYKNFQNINRIKINFLINLSLLYLKNNDYNMALKQLENSIELCKIEKHFINLSICYIRKGICLNNMGKCGLYWSHKGMNMLEVLDQFDLLSILKTEVEKYSNYIV; encoded by the coding sequence ATGAATAATTATGGAGAAACTATAAAAAAAATCAGAGTTGGCAAAGGATTTTCGCAAAAATATGTATCAAACAATATCTGTACTCAAGGTAATTTCTCCAAATTTGAACTAGGAGAAAATAAAGATATAAAACACTCTACCTTAAGTGAATTTCTAGTACGTATAGAAACTTCCTATGAAGAATTTAGATATATCGATAATGGATATACCATGCCTTTAAGAGATGAAATTATTAATAACTTTTATAATCAAACCTATAATAATTCGGAAAAATTATTGCAATTACAGCAAAGTTGTATTTCATTCTTAAAAGAATTTCCAGAGGATAAACTAATTAATAAAATAAACATTATTATAAAAAGTCTAGCTATATTAGCCAATACTAACGATATTCATTACGCAAAATTACTTGCTGAGCCCATTTGGGAAGAACTATCTCGTAGAGACAATTTGTATTTATCCGATATCTTTTTACTAAATTCTATACTATATATTTTTCCAATTGAAACTGCTGTGGAAATGAAAACATTTGCTTTTCGGCACATTGAAAAGTACAAAAATTTCCAGAATATAAATCGGATAAAAATAAATTTCTTAATTAATCTATCGCTGCTATATTTAAAAAATAACGATTATAATATGGCTTTAAAGCAATTAGAAAACTCAATCGAACTGTGTAAAATAGAAAAACATTTTATTAATTTATCAATCTGTTATATACGTAAGGGTATTTGTTTGAACAATATGGGTAAATGCGGATTATATTGGAGTCATAAAGGGATGAACATGTTGGAAGTTTTAGATCAGTTCGATTTACTATCTATATTAAAAACAGAAGTCGAAAAATACTCAAATTATATTGTTTAA
- a CDS encoding RNA polymerase subunit sigma gives MKILNPDVVNSNVFKRFLEIEKYNKLYNAYLQEPTNTNADSLNEQFKYFERQIIRIAYIKKAIIYESRKFDSKLREHNRKHELNLDAPINEGLAMVDTVQDEKSFIQFENIFENDLESLLSDELLITLLKRLNAKQKQVLYYRYVNELTEKEIAKIYNVSQQAISKMIHKSINILREGREGDD, from the coding sequence ATGAAAATTTTAAATCCTGATGTCGTGAATAGTAATGTGTTTAAACGGTTTTTAGAGATTGAAAAATATAACAAACTGTATAATGCATACTTACAGGAACCGACAAATACTAATGCGGATTCTTTAAATGAACAATTTAAATATTTTGAAAGACAGATCATACGTATCGCCTATATCAAAAAAGCAATTATTTACGAATCCAGAAAATTTGATTCAAAGTTAAGAGAGCACAATAGGAAGCATGAATTGAATCTGGATGCTCCAATAAATGAAGGCCTGGCAATGGTTGACACAGTTCAAGATGAAAAATCTTTTATACAATTCGAAAACATTTTTGAGAATGACTTAGAGAGCTTGTTGAGTGATGAACTGTTAATAACCTTATTAAAACGTTTAAATGCTAAGCAAAAACAGGTTTTGTATTATCGGTATGTAAACGAGTTAACTGAGAAGGAAATTGCGAAGATTTACAATGTATCACAACAAGCTATTTCTAAGATGATTCATAAATCAATTAATATTTTAAGAGAAGGGAGGGAGGGGGATGATTGA
- a CDS encoding transcriptional regulator — translation MAIIINIDVMLAKRKMSVTELSEKVGITMANLSILKNGKAKAIRLTTLEAICKALECQPGDILEYKSDEDS, via the coding sequence ATGGCAATTATAATCAATATTGATGTGATGTTAGCAAAAAGGAAAATGAGCGTAACAGAACTTTCGGAAAAGGTGGGGATCACGATGGCGAACCTTTCTATATTAAAAAATGGGAAGGCAAAAGCAATCCGGTTAACAACTTTAGAAGCCATTTGTAAGGCGTTAGAATGCCAGCCTGGTGATATTTTAGAGTACAAAAGTGATGAAGACAGTTAA
- a CDS encoding DUF4153 domain-containing protein, with translation MESSNLVIENSTKPDVLEKMYRKDPNAFTKSFKQAWEQNPDSPILSVWYERLNFSEKEKKSSMLENGFIFMGILAIMAGVSTRIIFHFIEQETIAPINLAFGIIPFIAAYFVYKHTPKRSIIYSLIALFLVSGVYLNLLPLDFNNDSIILAYLHFPIFLWVLLGLAYTGNDYLQSSTRLAYIKFNIEYGILYASMAVSGMVLALLTMQLFSFIGLDIGDFYFSNVVLFGAAALAIVGVHLVSMNLKLAKNVTPFIAKIFSPLVLITLLVYLVTVISVGKNPFLDRDFLIAFNGILLGVLAVTIFSITEKEPDGKKSIFDYVNMALIVVALIIDSVALSAIMFRITSYGITPNRLAVLGVNILICANLLWIMISYMRFLQNKSGPIAIQNAVTKYLPVYGIWAVFVIFTFPVIFN, from the coding sequence ATGGAGAGTAGTAATTTGGTTATTGAAAATAGTACTAAACCCGATGTACTCGAGAAAATGTATAGAAAAGACCCGAACGCTTTTACCAAGTCATTCAAACAAGCATGGGAACAAAATCCTGATTCTCCAATTCTGAGTGTTTGGTATGAAAGACTGAATTTCAGCGAAAAGGAAAAGAAGTCGTCGATGCTTGAAAATGGATTTATTTTTATGGGCATACTAGCGATTATGGCAGGGGTAAGTACGAGAATCATATTCCATTTTATCGAACAGGAAACAATTGCTCCCATTAATTTGGCATTTGGTATTATTCCCTTTATTGCCGCCTATTTTGTTTACAAGCATACTCCTAAAAGAAGTATTATTTATTCTTTAATAGCCTTATTTCTAGTATCGGGAGTATATTTGAATTTGCTGCCCTTAGATTTCAACAATGATAGCATTATTTTAGCTTATTTACATTTCCCCATATTCTTATGGGTATTGTTAGGGCTTGCATATACAGGAAATGATTATTTACAAAGCAGTACAAGATTAGCATATATTAAATTTAATATAGAATATGGTATTCTCTATGCCAGCATGGCAGTAAGTGGGATGGTTCTTGCATTATTAACGATGCAGTTGTTTAGCTTTATTGGCTTGGATATCGGGGACTTCTATTTTAGTAATGTCGTGTTATTTGGTGCAGCGGCACTTGCAATAGTAGGTGTGCACCTCGTTTCAATGAATCTAAAGCTTGCTAAAAATGTTACACCATTTATAGCGAAAATTTTTAGCCCTTTAGTTTTAATCACTTTGCTCGTATATCTCGTAACAGTCATATCAGTCGGAAAAAATCCGTTTTTGGACCGCGACTTTCTGATTGCCTTCAACGGAATACTACTTGGCGTCCTTGCTGTTACAATATTCTCCATTACCGAGAAAGAACCGGATGGTAAAAAGAGCATCTTTGACTATGTCAATATGGCATTAATCGTTGTTGCGCTCATCATTGACAGTGTTGCATTATCAGCGATTATGTTCAGGATTACTTCTTATGGTATTACCCCTAATAGGCTCGCCGTTTTAGGTGTAAATATACTGATCTGTGCAAATCTGCTATGGATTATGATTTCCTATATGCGTTTTCTACAAAACAAATCCGGACCGATTGCTATCCAAAATGCCGTGACGAAATATTTGCCGGTATACGGAATATGGGCAGTTTTCGTTATATTTACTTTTCCGGTGATTTTTAATTAG
- a CDS encoding acyl-CoA synthetase: MEQKVLSMSQQLLIGEALKYAAHNVPERDAFIYGDRRITYRELLTRSIHLAGWLQAQGIGVNDKVGCLLKNGLPFVELYFGVSLCGGVFVPINFRLVSKEIEYIVNQSDVTILFIEEEFIESIRSINLPQVKLIVPIKCGDSELQTNMISYEAIYSTPADYEEVNFTDEHAHAIIYTSGTTGKPKGAVLTHKNYYMNAMNKLYHSPPRKGAKQLIIPPLFHVAALSSLLQNCLIEGTIILHREFQPDIVLKTIQDEKIETMFMVPAMWNFLFQVPNLLEYDLSSMTNCALGGAICPIEIKKKILQVFKNASILEAFGQTEMSPSTTYLAGEDALRKTESVGKPSINVRVRIVDEEMNDVPVGEVGEIVYQGPTTMKEYYKNKEATKEAFKGGWFHSGDLVRMDEEGFIYVVDRKKDMIISGGENIYPKELEDVLYAHPDILEAAVVGIPDPQWGEAVKAFIVLKPGKQMTEEQVIQYCQNSIASYKKPRAIEFMESLPRNATGKVLKTVLRKGAYQL; the protein is encoded by the coding sequence ATGGAACAAAAAGTATTATCGATGTCCCAACAACTGTTGATAGGGGAAGCGCTTAAATATGCTGCACACAATGTTCCTGAAAGGGATGCGTTTATTTATGGAGATCGTCGAATAACCTATCGGGAACTTTTGACGCGTTCGATTCATTTAGCGGGATGGCTTCAAGCGCAAGGGATTGGTGTAAATGATAAAGTTGGATGTTTGCTGAAAAATGGACTGCCCTTTGTCGAGCTATATTTTGGTGTCTCTTTATGTGGTGGCGTTTTTGTCCCGATCAATTTCCGTTTAGTTTCTAAGGAGATTGAATATATCGTTAACCAATCCGATGTAACTATCTTATTTATTGAAGAAGAATTTATCGAAAGCATTCGCTCGATTAACTTGCCTCAAGTTAAACTCATTGTCCCAATTAAATGCGGGGATTCCGAACTTCAAACAAATATGATTTCATATGAGGCAATATATAGTACACCTGCTGACTACGAGGAAGTAAATTTCACTGACGAACATGCACATGCAATTATTTATACATCAGGAACAACAGGTAAACCAAAGGGCGCAGTGTTAACCCATAAAAATTATTATATGAATGCGATGAATAAACTCTATCATTCTCCACCTAGAAAGGGAGCAAAGCAACTGATTATTCCTCCTCTTTTCCATGTTGCAGCTCTATCCTCTCTTTTACAAAATTGTCTAATAGAAGGCACAATTATTTTGCATCGTGAGTTCCAGCCGGATATTGTTCTAAAAACGATTCAGGATGAAAAAATTGAAACAATGTTTATGGTTCCTGCGATGTGGAATTTTCTGTTTCAAGTGCCAAACTTATTAGAATATGATTTAAGTTCGATGACAAACTGCGCTTTAGGAGGAGCAATCTGTCCAATTGAAATAAAGAAGAAGATTTTGCAAGTATTTAAAAATGCAAGTATTTTAGAAGCATTTGGGCAGACAGAAATGAGTCCCTCCACAACATATTTAGCGGGTGAAGATGCACTAAGGAAGACTGAATCAGTTGGAAAACCTTCTATAAATGTAAGAGTAAGAATCGTGGATGAAGAAATGAATGATGTGCCTGTTGGAGAAGTGGGAGAAATTGTGTACCAGGGACCCACTACAATGAAGGAATATTATAAAAATAAGGAGGCCACAAAAGAAGCATTTAAAGGGGGATGGTTTCATAGCGGCGATTTAGTTCGAATGGATGAAGAAGGATTCATTTATGTAGTAGACCGGAAAAAGGATATGATTATTAGTGGTGGTGAAAACATTTATCCGAAAGAATTGGAAGATGTTTTATATGCTCATCCGGATATTTTGGAAGCTGCCGTAGTGGGTATTCCCGATCCTCAATGGGGTGAGGCTGTCAAAGCATTTATTGTCTTAAAGCCTGGTAAACAGATGACTGAGGAACAGGTAATTCAATATTGTCAAAATAGCATTGCCTCGTATAAAAAACCCCGGGCAATTGAATTTATGGAATCTTTGCCTAGAAATGCAACAGGAAAGGTACTTAAAACGGTTTTACGTAAGGGAGCGTACCAATTATAA
- a CDS encoding enoyl-CoA hydratase: MLNKRIQVTTAENGVCTVKLNRPQVRNALDLPMREELRDFFTEVKNNDDVKVIVLTGEGNTFSAGGDLSASKEVDGATGRKRLQSGHEMISSIVNLEKPVIAAVNGAAAGAGVSLALACDMIIANQSAVFIQSFSKVGLIPDLGAIYFLPRLIGRHRALEMMFLGDKVSSEQALDLGIVNRVVGDESLTNEVYKLAEQLTEGPQMALGLMKKLVNRSVLDDLSQSMELEGFAQAMCFESANFKEGVEAFFEKRIPVFNKS; the protein is encoded by the coding sequence TTGCTTAACAAAAGGATACAAGTGACAACTGCAGAAAATGGTGTTTGTACCGTTAAATTAAATCGCCCTCAAGTGAGAAATGCGCTAGACCTTCCAATGCGGGAAGAATTAAGAGATTTCTTTACTGAAGTTAAAAACAATGATGATGTGAAAGTAATTGTTTTAACAGGTGAAGGAAATACGTTTTCTGCGGGCGGGGATTTAAGTGCGTCAAAAGAGGTTGATGGGGCAACCGGACGGAAGAGACTGCAATCGGGACATGAGATGATTTCTTCCATTGTAAATCTTGAGAAACCTGTTATCGCTGCAGTAAACGGAGCGGCAGCTGGAGCAGGGGTAAGTCTGGCATTAGCTTGCGATATGATCATTGCAAATCAATCTGCTGTATTCATTCAAAGCTTTTCAAAAGTTGGGTTAATTCCTGATTTAGGTGCAATCTACTTTTTACCTAGACTCATTGGAAGACATCGGGCACTTGAAATGATGTTTTTGGGAGACAAAGTATCAAGCGAGCAGGCTTTAGATCTTGGGATTGTTAATCGAGTAGTTGGAGACGAGTCGTTGACAAATGAAGTTTACAAATTAGCGGAACAGCTTACAGAAGGTCCACAAATGGCTCTAGGATTAATGAAGAAATTAGTAAATAGAAGTGTTCTTGATGATCTGTCCCAATCTATGGAGCTAGAAGGATTTGCACAAGCAATGTGTTTTGAGTCGGCAAATTTTAAAGAGGGTGTCGAAGCCTTCTTTGAAAAACGAATACCTGTTTTTAATAAATCATAG